In Liquorilactobacillus nagelii DSM 13675, the following proteins share a genomic window:
- a CDS encoding PBP1A family penicillin-binding protein codes for MKEDSIAKKSWQAVKHWLHPIWLWLRKQWKRFCVGRIILIGLLSLFLIASCYLVYVAKTAKVGNLKAELEQSTEIYDYQGKKAGYLYSQKGTWKNLNQISPNMQNAVLSTEDRNFYHEYGFSFKGIARAGLLYLRNKLLGKNYISGGGSTLTQQLVKNAFLSQEQTFSRKAKEIFIAMQVENEYSKKEILTMYLNNAYFGNGVWGVEDASLKYFGVHASQLSVPQAATLAGMLTDPGGYNPIDHPQASKQRRNVVLQLMVENQKLTAAEAKNYQQTAMTTDDQYQYQSGYKYPYYFDAVISEAIKKYGLSETEIMNGGYKIYTSLNQNYQKELQDDFADNQLFPYNATDGTKAQGASVAVNPKTGGVAALVGGRSGSHVFRGYNRATQLIRSPGSAIKPIAVYAAALSAGYHYDSYLQDKLRSYGTNKYTPHNYDNQYAGKIMMYKALAESKNAATVWLLNKIGVQRGYNLAKKFGLNVTSSDDNLSLALGGMKKGESPYQMASAYAAFAANGELHSPYLITKIVDASGKVIVNNPQTSSKRVLSKKNAQEMTSMMMDVYNDGTGINAKPSGYTIAGKTGTTQYTSGSTADSDHWYIGYTPDVVVATWVGFDSNKYSLIDEGTRGGSALFKTEMEGILPNTAGTSFKIKSAGSRVAATESDSSDNLWSGVANAGKKIKDNVSQSANQAQQKAAELFSEGKQKLESIFGR; via the coding sequence TTGTGTTGGTCGAATAATTTTAATCGGCCTACTCAGTTTATTTCTAATTGCTAGTTGTTACTTAGTCTATGTCGCTAAGACGGCTAAAGTTGGTAATTTAAAAGCTGAATTAGAGCAGTCAACTGAAATTTATGATTATCAAGGTAAAAAAGCTGGGTACCTATATTCACAAAAGGGAACATGGAAAAATCTTAACCAGATTTCCCCAAATATGCAAAATGCAGTGTTATCAACTGAAGATCGTAATTTTTATCATGAGTATGGTTTTTCATTTAAAGGAATTGCACGAGCGGGACTTTTATATCTTCGTAATAAGTTATTAGGGAAAAACTATATCAGCGGTGGGGGAAGTACCTTAACGCAACAATTGGTAAAAAATGCTTTTTTATCGCAGGAGCAAACTTTTTCGCGGAAGGCCAAAGAAATCTTCATTGCGATGCAGGTTGAAAATGAATATAGTAAAAAAGAAATTTTAACGATGTATCTCAACAATGCTTATTTTGGCAATGGTGTGTGGGGAGTTGAAGATGCTTCTTTGAAGTATTTTGGCGTTCATGCAAGTCAACTGAGTGTACCTCAAGCCGCTACACTAGCAGGTATGCTGACAGATCCAGGAGGCTATAATCCAATCGATCATCCTCAAGCGTCTAAGCAAAGAAGAAATGTAGTTTTACAGTTGATGGTTGAAAATCAGAAGTTAACGGCTGCCGAAGCGAAAAACTATCAACAAACAGCAATGACAACCGATGACCAATATCAATATCAGTCTGGATACAAATATCCATATTATTTTGATGCGGTAATTAGTGAAGCTATTAAGAAATATGGCTTAAGTGAAACTGAAATTATGAACGGTGGCTACAAAATTTATACTTCTCTAAATCAAAATTATCAAAAAGAATTGCAAGATGATTTTGCAGATAATCAGTTGTTTCCTTATAATGCCACTGATGGAACAAAAGCTCAGGGTGCCTCGGTAGCAGTTAATCCCAAAACTGGAGGAGTAGCAGCTTTAGTTGGTGGGAGATCGGGTTCTCATGTTTTTCGTGGGTATAACCGAGCCACTCAGCTAATTCGTTCTCCTGGGTCAGCAATTAAACCAATTGCAGTTTATGCAGCGGCCCTTTCTGCAGGTTATCACTACGATTCGTATTTGCAAGATAAACTTCGGTCTTATGGAACTAATAAATATACACCGCATAATTATGATAATCAATATGCGGGGAAAATAATGATGTATAAAGCATTGGCCGAAAGTAAAAATGCAGCAACGGTCTGGTTGTTAAATAAGATTGGCGTTCAGCGCGGGTATAATTTAGCCAAAAAATTCGGTTTAAATGTTACAAGTAGTGATGATAATTTAAGCTTGGCTCTTGGTGGAATGAAAAAGGGTGAATCGCCTTATCAGATGGCAAGTGCTTACGCAGCTTTTGCAGCAAATGGAGAACTGCATTCACCATATTTAATTACTAAAATTGTTGATGCTTCTGGTAAAGTGATAGTTAATAACCCGCAAACTTCGAGCAAACGTGTTTTGAGTAAGAAAAATGCCCAGGAAATGACTAGTATGATGATGGATGTTTATAATGACGGGACGGGAATTAATGCTAAACCAAGTGGCTATACAATTGCTGGTAAAACTGGAACCACTCAATATACTTCTGGATCAACTGCTGATAGCGATCATTGGTATATTGGTTACACACCAGATGTTGTTGTTGCTACTTGGGTTGGATTTGACTCGAATAAATATTCATTAATTGATGAAGGAACTCGAGGGGGCTCAGCCTTATTTAAAACTGAGATGGAGGGGATTTTACCAAATACAGCGGGGACAAGCTTTAAGATTAAAAGTGCCGGTTCTCGTGTGGCAGCAACTGAGTCTGATAGTAGTGATAATCTTTGGAGTGGAGTGGCTAATGCAGGTAAAAAAATTAAAGATAATGTTTCGCAATCTGCAAATCAGGCCCAACAAAAAGCAGCTGAATTGTTTAGTGAGGGCAAACAAAAACTTGAAAGTATTTTCGGCAGATAA
- a CDS encoding YlbF family regulator, with amino-acid sequence MVNIYDTANQMEEDLRQTNEFIALKGAYARLKQDPLAFTMFKKFQQHQIEFQKKQTDGSLKDSDLEELKKLGEQIEKNPAIMELMTKEQQLAKLMDEVNQIMFKPINELYQDQQN; translated from the coding sequence ATGGTCAACATTTATGATACAGCTAATCAGATGGAAGAAGATTTAAGACAAACAAACGAGTTTATTGCTTTGAAAGGGGCTTATGCTCGTTTAAAACAAGATCCATTAGCTTTTACGATGTTTAAGAAATTTCAACAACATCAGATCGAATTTCAAAAAAAACAAACTGATGGCAGCTTAAAAGACAGTGATTTAGAAGAACTAAAAAAATTGGGCGAACAAATTGAAAAAAATCCAGCTATTATGGAGTTAATGACGAAAGAACAACAACTTGCAAAATTAATGGATGAAGTAAATCAAATTATGTTTAAACCAATTAACGAACTTTATCAAGATCAACAGAATTAG
- a CDS encoding 3'-5' exoribonuclease YhaM family protein: MSIKKIFDYQIDEKLELFVLIKSANVRIAKNGKKFIAFVLADASGEISAKFWDATDDEIARFQPGKVALIKGKREVYQGNPQIKLFHVRLAVEDEPQDPRLFVKRAPLKAEQMADEINQVVFAITNPDWNRIVRFLLKKFQKQFFTYPAAKKNHHAFAGGLAYHSLSMLRLAQAVAKQYPIINAPLLYAGVILHDMGKTLELSGAVATSYTVTGNLIGHIVLIDEQIVLACHELKIDENKENVVLLRHLILSHHGLLEYGSPVRPHLLEAEVLHQIDQLDASIQMLSGVLEHTAPGEFSEKIFGMDGRNFYRPEIADFSTKN, translated from the coding sequence ATGAGTATCAAAAAAATTTTTGATTATCAAATTGACGAAAAGTTAGAATTATTTGTTTTAATTAAAAGTGCTAATGTCCGGATTGCTAAGAACGGAAAAAAATTCATTGCTTTTGTACTGGCTGATGCATCCGGCGAAATTAGTGCGAAGTTTTGGGATGCAACTGACGATGAAATAGCTAGGTTTCAGCCGGGCAAGGTTGCGTTAATTAAAGGGAAACGTGAAGTATATCAAGGAAATCCACAAATCAAACTTTTTCATGTCCGTTTAGCTGTTGAGGATGAGCCGCAAGACCCACGGCTGTTTGTTAAACGTGCTCCACTAAAAGCTGAACAGATGGCTGACGAGATCAATCAAGTGGTTTTTGCAATCACAAATCCTGATTGGAATCGAATTGTAAGATTTTTATTAAAAAAATTTCAAAAGCAATTTTTTACTTATCCAGCTGCCAAAAAAAATCACCATGCTTTTGCCGGTGGATTAGCATATCACAGCTTATCAATGTTGCGTTTAGCTCAGGCGGTCGCTAAGCAATACCCGATAATTAACGCACCGCTGTTATATGCAGGAGTGATTTTGCATGATATGGGAAAGACGCTTGAACTTTCAGGAGCAGTTGCAACAAGTTATACAGTAACGGGAAATTTGATTGGTCATATAGTTTTAATTGATGAACAAATTGTGTTGGCTTGCCATGAACTGAAAATTGATGAGAACAAAGAAAATGTTGTTTTATTAAGACATTTAATTTTATCTCATCATGGCTTACTAGAGTATGGTTCACCTGTTAGACCACACCTTCTTGAAGCAGAAGTTTTACATCAGATTGATCAATTGGATGCATCGATTCAAATGCTTTCAGGTGTTCTAGAACATACTGCTCCAGGGGAGTTTTCAGAGAAAATTTTTGGGATGGATGGTCGTAACTTTTACCGTCCTGAAATTGCAGATTTCTCAACTAAAAATTAA
- a CDS encoding peptidylprolyl isomerase PrsA, translating into MKKWLLAAAGLLLTVTTLSACSKTVATTSGGKITESEYYDSMKKTSSGKQILEQMILDKVLEKQYGDKVSQKEVNTQYNAYKKQYGSSFSSVLSQNSMTASSFKKSIRSNLLLKEAVKANEKITHKQLVKQWKSYQPKTTVAHILVAKKSTAEKIITQLNSDQGKNFSQLAKKYSTDSSTKNKGGKLSAFDNTDSSLDSTFKKAAFALKQGEYTKTPVKTSYGYHIIKSINRPAKGKMSDHTAELKTQIIDNDMNDSTVLQSVVAKVLKKGNVSIKDNDLKDILSNYLSSSSSSSSN; encoded by the coding sequence ATGAAAAAATGGCTACTAGCAGCCGCGGGGCTTTTATTAACCGTAACAACTTTGAGTGCCTGCTCAAAAACAGTTGCTACCACTTCAGGTGGCAAAATCACTGAAAGTGAATATTATGACAGTATGAAGAAGACCTCATCTGGAAAACAAATCTTGGAACAGATGATTTTAGATAAGGTTCTTGAGAAACAATATGGTGATAAAGTTTCGCAAAAAGAAGTTAATACTCAATATAATGCATACAAGAAACAGTATGGTTCATCTTTTTCTTCTGTCTTATCACAAAATAGCATGACTGCATCAAGTTTCAAAAAATCAATTCGTTCAAACCTTTTGCTAAAGGAAGCTGTTAAAGCCAACGAAAAGATTACACACAAACAGTTAGTTAAACAGTGGAAGAGTTATCAGCCTAAAACAACCGTTGCTCATATCTTAGTTGCTAAAAAATCAACCGCAGAAAAAATTATTACTCAGTTGAATAGCGATCAAGGTAAAAACTTCAGCCAATTAGCTAAAAAGTATTCAACTGATTCTTCAACCAAAAATAAAGGTGGAAAATTATCAGCTTTTGACAATACTGATTCTTCATTGGACTCAACGTTCAAAAAAGCTGCTTTTGCTTTAAAACAGGGTGAATATACCAAGACACCAGTTAAGACCAGCTATGGCTACCATATTATCAAATCAATTAATCGTCCAGCTAAGGGCAAAATGTCTGACCATACTGCTGAACTCAAAACACAAATTATTGATAACGACATGAATGATTCAACCGTCTTACAAAGTGTCGTAGCTAAAGTACTTAAGAAAGGTAACGTATCAATCAAAGACAATGACTTGAAGGATATTTTATCTAATTACCTTTCAAGCTCAAGTTCTAGCTCAAGTAATTAA
- a CDS encoding HIT family protein: MDDCIFCKIINGEIPSITVYEDKQVKAFLDISQGTPGHTLLVPKKHVPDIFAYDQQLAETVFARLPKLARAIKKSNPAIKGMNIVNNNGEIAYQSVFHSHIHLIPRYSENDDFQMVFKDNSANYSTEQLQAIAQTIKNQLEV; this comes from the coding sequence ATGGACGATTGCATTTTTTGTAAAATAATCAACGGCGAGATCCCAAGTATTACCGTTTATGAAGATAAACAAGTTAAAGCTTTTTTAGATATTTCTCAAGGAACTCCTGGTCATACTTTATTAGTACCGAAAAAACATGTTCCTGATATTTTTGCTTACGATCAGCAACTAGCTGAAACAGTCTTTGCCCGGTTACCCAAGTTAGCTCGAGCAATCAAAAAGAGTAATCCTGCGATTAAAGGAATGAACATCGTTAATAATAATGGTGAAATTGCCTACCAATCAGTATTTCATTCACATATACACTTAATCCCACGTTATAGTGAAAATGATGACTTTCAAATGGTTTTCAAAGATAACTCCGCTAACTATTCAACTGAGCAACTCCAAGCAATTGCTCAAACCATTAAAAATCAGTTGGAGGTTTAG
- a CDS encoding ABC transporter ATP-binding protein, whose amino-acid sequence MSLEVENLVGGYSQIPVLKNISFKVKPGQIVGLIGLNGAGKSTTINHIIGLLRPQQGKITIDQISLQQDPQAYKQNLSYIPEMPVLYTELTLREHLDLTIMAYNLNREQAWKKADRLLRIFRLDNKLDWFPAKFSKGMRQKVMIVCAFLADSSYYIIDEPFLGLDPLATRDLLRLIAAEKQRGAGILMSTHVLSTAQTECDYFVLLHAGKIKAQGNLAELREQAGIASDQLDEVYFALTEEDRYDE is encoded by the coding sequence ATGTCACTTGAAGTTGAAAATTTAGTTGGTGGTTATTCACAAATCCCGGTTTTAAAGAATATTTCTTTTAAAGTTAAGCCAGGTCAAATTGTTGGTTTGATTGGCTTGAATGGGGCGGGAAAGTCGACAACAATTAATCATATTATTGGTTTATTGCGACCACAACAAGGAAAAATAACAATTGATCAAATTAGTTTACAACAAGATCCGCAAGCGTATAAACAAAATTTATCATACATTCCAGAAATGCCCGTTTTATATACTGAATTAACTTTACGGGAACATTTAGATCTGACAATAATGGCTTATAATTTAAATCGTGAACAAGCGTGGAAAAAAGCCGATCGGCTATTAAGAATATTTCGATTGGACAATAAATTAGACTGGTTTCCAGCTAAGTTTTCTAAGGGAATGCGACAAAAGGTCATGATTGTTTGTGCTTTTTTGGCAGATAGCAGTTATTACATCATCGATGAACCCTTTTTAGGTTTAGATCCTTTAGCAACTAGAGACTTATTGCGTTTAATTGCTGCGGAGAAACAGCGTGGAGCAGGTATTTTAATGTCAACTCACGTTTTAAGTACGGCTCAGACTGAATGTGATTACTTTGTTTTATTGCATGCTGGTAAAATCAAAGCGCAAGGGAATTTGGCTGAGTTGCGTGAACAAGCTGGAATTGCTAGCGACCAATTAGACGAAGTTTATTTCGCGCTAACAGAGGAAGATCGCTATGATGAATGA
- a CDS encoding ABC transporter permease has protein sequence MNDLWKKRQQNYQSFLLKYSKYVLNDHFIIALLFFAGGLALAYSHLVKNLPNQPFWWEIPVVILALLFLLQFGRSVTLLQAADIVFLSPLEYQLPLYLKKAFRYSFARSGFIQILGWIVILPLIVQGLHWSNWLILLLLGQQLLLKYCWQQLDFAKAYQPAFAKVAWQIGIHWLLPLGCLTLLIWGRLPISLLIVIAGIFYLNHQIKLQQQAAVFSWKLMINLEEQRLQGVYRLINLFIDVPQIKGKVRRLHWFDRWLPSAQKTTNGFEFLFSRSFLRRSEYSGLYLRLILLMIFLNVIFQNNWLQLAVILIGIYLIGFQLFPLFSTFEENVFVHLYPISAQQQTDAFSKLLQRVLVIALLIGICSGQLAKISIENLIWQLLLGLVEIWIISKPFWQAHLRKNA, from the coding sequence ATGAATGACTTATGGAAAAAGCGTCAGCAAAACTACCAAAGCTTTCTTTTGAAGTATTCGAAATATGTTTTAAACGATCATTTTATCATTGCTTTATTATTTTTTGCGGGTGGGTTAGCATTAGCATATTCGCATTTAGTTAAAAATTTACCAAATCAGCCGTTTTGGTGGGAAATACCAGTAGTAATACTCGCGTTATTGTTTTTACTGCAATTTGGCCGATCGGTTACGCTATTGCAGGCAGCTGATATTGTTTTTTTATCACCACTTGAATATCAGCTCCCGCTCTATTTAAAAAAAGCCTTTAGATATTCTTTTGCCAGAAGTGGGTTTATTCAAATTTTAGGTTGGATTGTGATTTTACCATTAATCGTGCAGGGTTTGCATTGGAGTAACTGGTTGATACTGCTATTGCTAGGACAACAGTTATTGCTGAAATATTGTTGGCAACAACTAGATTTTGCTAAGGCTTACCAACCAGCTTTTGCAAAAGTGGCATGGCAAATTGGAATTCACTGGTTGCTGCCATTGGGGTGCTTGACACTTTTAATTTGGGGACGATTGCCAATCAGTCTATTAATTGTTATTGCGGGTATTTTTTATTTAAATCATCAAATAAAGCTGCAACAACAAGCTGCAGTCTTTAGCTGGAAATTAATGATAAATCTTGAAGAGCAGCGGTTACAAGGAGTTTATCGCTTAATTAATTTGTTTATTGATGTACCACAGATTAAGGGGAAAGTTCGGCGGCTGCATTGGTTTGATCGTTGGTTGCCATCAGCCCAAAAGACGACTAATGGGTTTGAATTTCTTTTTAGCCGTAGTTTTTTACGCCGCAGCGAATATAGTGGATTGTATCTGCGCTTAATTTTATTAATGATATTTTTAAATGTCATTTTTCAAAATAATTGGCTGCAGCTGGCGGTTATTTTGATTGGAATTTATTTAATTGGTTTTCAATTATTTCCATTATTTAGTACTTTTGAAGAAAATGTTTTTGTTCACCTGTATCCGATATCAGCTCAACAACAAACAGATGCTTTCAGCAAATTATTGCAACGAGTTTTAGTGATCGCGTTACTGATTGGAATTTGCAGCGGTCAGCTTGCTAAGATTTCAATTGAAAACTTAATTTGGCAGCTTTTGCTAGGTTTGGTTGAAATCTGGATAATAAGTAAACCTTTTTGGCAGGCGCATCTTAGAAAAAATGCTTGA
- a CDS encoding phosphotransferase family protein — protein MDLRLNDGWQIRPIGGSTGMAYMGVKEQQKLFIKRNTSPFLAALSLEEITPRLVWTKHISTGDTLTAQEWLNGRCLDKSEMAQKSVAGLLAKVHRSALLKKMLKQVGGTYVFPNDLLSEYFRGLSSDLRQHPLLKQVANRLRSQQPELKWQDYRVSHGDLNHKNWLLSDSGRLYLVDWESASLADPALDLSMLMRQYVPRQQWQAWLLQKYQVEVVPQLRQRLEWYSLLNLLLEIKEFHQRGRFFEMNRDILDLAKLVKQEHFIEL, from the coding sequence ATGGATCTTAGATTAAATGATGGCTGGCAGATCAGACCAATCGGTGGAAGTACTGGAATGGCGTATATGGGGGTTAAAGAACAGCAAAAACTGTTCATTAAACGAAATACTTCACCTTTCTTAGCAGCTCTTTCCCTTGAAGAGATTACCCCACGGTTGGTGTGGACAAAACATATTTCAACTGGTGACACTTTAACGGCTCAGGAATGGTTAAATGGTCGTTGCTTAGATAAAAGTGAAATGGCTCAAAAAAGTGTTGCTGGATTATTAGCTAAAGTTCATCGCTCAGCATTATTAAAAAAAATGTTGAAGCAGGTGGGCGGAACTTATGTTTTCCCTAATGATCTGTTAAGCGAGTATTTTCGCGGACTGAGTAGTGATCTACGACAGCATCCGTTGTTGAAACAAGTTGCCAATCGTCTACGTTCACAGCAGCCAGAATTAAAATGGCAAGACTATCGGGTTAGTCATGGTGATTTGAACCATAAGAATTGGTTGTTATCCGATAGCGGGAGATTATATTTAGTTGATTGGGAGTCGGCTTCATTAGCTGATCCAGCATTGGATTTAAGTATGTTAATGCGTCAATATGTTCCACGTCAGCAATGGCAAGCTTGGTTGCTTCAAAAGTATCAAGTAGAAGTGGTACCACAGTTGCGACAGCGGTTAGAATGGTATAGTTTATTGAATTTGTTGCTGGAAATTAAAGAATTTCATCAGCGTGGTCGTTTCTTTGAAATGAACCGAGACATATTGGATTTAGCAAAATTGGTTAAACAAGAACATTTTATTGAGTTGTAG
- the trmB gene encoding tRNA (guanosine(46)-N7)-methyltransferase TrmB encodes MRLRNKPWAKPLIAANPELIVTDPLPLKGKWQSRFSQSAPLYLEIGMGKGNFIIEQARNHPENNYLGMEVQTTIAAIVLKKLLVQPLPNLQLIVADGRLLTEFFTENEVTGIYLNFSDPWPKKKQAKRRLTYHTFLAQYRQVLVENGQIEFKTDNQGLFEFSLKSMNNFGMHFAGVWLDLHHSEENEHNVLTEYEAKFSQKGQPIYKVTANF; translated from the coding sequence ATGCGTCTACGCAACAAACCTTGGGCCAAGCCTTTGATTGCTGCCAATCCAGAATTAATTGTAACTGATCCCTTACCTTTGAAGGGCAAATGGCAAAGTCGTTTTTCTCAGTCAGCACCACTTTATTTAGAGATTGGGATGGGAAAGGGCAATTTTATTATTGAGCAAGCTAGAAATCATCCAGAAAATAATTATTTGGGAATGGAAGTACAAACAACCATCGCAGCAATTGTTTTGAAGAAATTGTTGGTGCAGCCTTTACCCAACTTGCAACTAATTGTCGCAGATGGCAGACTTTTAACCGAGTTTTTTACAGAAAATGAAGTTACTGGTATTTATCTTAATTTTTCTGATCCGTGGCCAAAAAAAAAGCAAGCCAAAAGACGGCTTACTTATCATACTTTTTTAGCTCAGTATCGCCAAGTTCTTGTTGAAAATGGGCAAATTGAATTTAAAACTGATAATCAAGGACTATTTGAGTTTTCTTTAAAAAGTATGAATAATTTTGGAATGCATTTTGCTGGGGTTTGGTTAGACCTACATCATAGTGAAGAAAACGAACACAATGTTTTAACTGAGTATGAGGCAAAATTCAGTCAAAAGGGACAACCAATTTATAAAGTAACAGCAAATTTTTAA
- a CDS encoding thioredoxin family protein, protein MQKLEKINLSALEQKFNQGDYVFFFEAGWCPDCQFIKPAMPEIEQDFPQFKFIKVDRDENIDLCQEMGIMGIPSFVVYKDGQEADRFVNKDRKTKAEVEKFLSKSV, encoded by the coding sequence ATGCAAAAACTAGAAAAAATTAATTTATCGGCCCTCGAACAAAAATTTAATCAAGGAGATTATGTTTTTTTCTTTGAAGCCGGCTGGTGCCCAGACTGCCAGTTCATTAAGCCTGCTATGCCAGAAATTGAACAAGATTTCCCCCAGTTTAAATTTATTAAAGTTGATCGTGATGAGAACATTGATTTGTGCCAAGAAATGGGAATTATGGGGATTCCTAGTTTTGTAGTCTATAAAGATGGCCAAGAAGCAGATCGTTTTGTCAATAAAGATCGAAAAACTAAGGCTGAAGTTGAAAAGTTCTTAAGTAAATCAGTCTAA
- the ytpR gene encoding YtpR family tRNA-binding protein, producing the protein MLITCYNPAELGDILLVVVAADVSNQQVIQKEDIVQFSDPVSGKPIGYNVMHASKLLPGLIGSGQIELKVQQLQILNEALQQAGFSSELVADRKPHFVVGLVKQLEVHPNSDHLQIAQVQVEKQRLVQIVCGAPNIAADQLVVVAEPGAMMPSGEIIWPGELRGVASSGMICSARELALPNAPQKRGILVLPAADYQPGMPFDLAKHQAGK; encoded by the coding sequence ATGTTGATCACCTGTTATAATCCTGCAGAATTAGGAGACATCTTATTGGTTGTTGTTGCAGCAGATGTTTCCAATCAGCAGGTTATTCAAAAAGAAGATATCGTCCAATTTTCAGACCCAGTTAGCGGAAAGCCAATCGGTTATAATGTTATGCATGCCTCAAAGTTATTACCCGGTTTAATCGGAAGTGGTCAAATAGAATTAAAGGTACAACAGTTGCAAATCTTGAATGAGGCATTGCAGCAGGCTGGCTTTTCTTCTGAATTGGTTGCTGATCGAAAACCTCATTTTGTTGTTGGCTTGGTTAAGCAACTTGAAGTTCATCCTAACTCTGATCATCTTCAGATTGCTCAAGTTCAAGTTGAAAAGCAACGATTGGTCCAGATTGTTTGCGGGGCACCTAATATTGCTGCTGATCAATTAGTAGTAGTTGCTGAACCTGGTGCAATGATGCCCAGTGGTGAAATAATTTGGCCTGGTGAATTACGCGGTGTAGCCAGTTCTGGTATGATTTGTTCGGCGCGTGAGCTAGCTTTACCAAATGCACCGCAGAAACGCGGAATTTTAGTCTTGCCAGCAGCTGATTATCAGCCGGGAATGCCATTTGATTTAGCTAAGCATCAAGCAGGTAAATAA